The genomic window CCAGgtcaaagaaagagagaaaaatgatAGGTAGTTTCCTTCTTGCTTTTGCGGGGGTTTTGGCAGAATTGGGTTCGACTCCCGTTATACGCGATGTGGCGAATCAGACTGATTCAACGGAGATATGCCTGCATTAAGATTTAAAACTTGTCGTCTACTTTCAGGAAATGTTCGGAAGAGAGAACTTACAATAATACAACGCCGCATTCTCCGAAGATTGAGGAACAAGAAGAGATCTATTAAGAGAAAGATTTATCCAAGAGAAAATCTTAACAGTTACATCCAATCACAAACTACACGAAAGTTGCCCCTTATTCATGGGGATTTACCCATCACAGAGATGCACAGAGGAACAGAACGAACTTCATATATCCCTTTTCTACTCAATCCAGAAACAAGATCGGACGTTATTCCGGTTCGTCTCCATTTTCGTGAAACTATTCCTCAAGCAAGGCAGCCGATAAGTCATCGAAGGGTTTGTGTGAATAATCGAATGGGAAGCATTACTCGTTTGAAAGTTTCCCACGGCGATCTAATATCTTTTCAAGAAAATGACGCGAAAATCCGCGGTGAAGAAATAAGGAGATCTTTCTATATCGAAATATCAGTAGAAAAAATTATAGGCAAATTCCTGGGTCACCGGGTAAGAATGTGGAGAAGAACCAAAACGGAATGGTTCCGCCTACTCAAAACTAAGCGGGGATGCCGCCTGCTACTAAAATCCCGGTTTTTGCAACAACAGTTGCGTTATTCTATGCAAGAAGAATACTTAGAAAGAACAAAGAAGTTTGGATCCGAAAAAGTATGCTTAGGAAGTTCTTTCGCTGAGCACAACAGAATGAAGAGGAATTTTTATCATTTCAAATCCCTATTCTTATCGAAGAGAAGAAACGAGAAAAAGCGATATCTTCCTACTCGAACAAGAAGGAAGATAGTTTACAACTCTTCTTTATATAGTAATTCGACCTATTGGTCCGCACCCCCCCATAAGTTTACTAGGAAGAGAAGAATAAAAAGGATCGAACTACCTACTCATTATTCGGAGGTGAATCATAGAACACCAAAAGCGGTGGTATTTTATGGACCTAACATAGGTCACATCCCTCACGACATAAGATTGAAAGATCCAAACCTTCCTCTTCGGAGCGGAAACGGACGTGGCCAAAACATATAAAGATCGGCGTAGTCGCTCATAGGGACATATCTATCCGGATAGGGGATAGTCTAGTCTATCGCCGTCTCTATCACGCTATTAGATATTCGAAtatctaatttctttttcttatttataattgaaCAAAAGCGAGGAGCGAGCCAAAGAGCGAGTTAGGTCTACTTCAAATAGGGGCCAAGTCTTGCCTAAGCTCTTTAACCTGTTCCTCAAGGACAGGAAAGATAGATAGATTCAATTAGATTACACTCCTATCAGTGCAACGGCCGCTTTCTCCCCCACCTGGCTGCTCAATCTAAACCATTAGGGGTGAGGAAGATTGATCAAACTCCCCAAGGGGAGGGGATAGGAACGTACTAAATCAACAGGCAGGCAGACAGGACTTTAGCGGACGAGCAATCGAATATTCCCGCTAATCACTCGTACTCCTCCTAGCCCATGATTCAGTCTGTGGTCACGGAGCTATGTAATACCTCTGTACTAAAGTACCTGGTCCTTTACTTGACTAAGGGAAAATCCCTAAGAAATGCGCCGAGCAGAATAGCAGCATCATGCTTCAATTTAATAAGGATGTTAAGCTAGCTCGATCGCAGGAAATGATGGAAAGGTTGAAGCCCCAGTGGCAAGAAGAACAAGGTAACGGATGGAAGATAGATAGAACGAGGTGACATTGGAACAGGCAGTCAAGTAATCAAGCTACTGCCCTTCCTTGGGAGGGATAGGAGCCCTTCTTCTCGAGCATTGAATAGCATGGCCTGcctttggatgggcttttgggAATGAATGATAGAGCACAGGCAAGGCATAAGTCCAAAAGAAGCACGGGCATTTGCTGGGACTTGAATGGGCATGCTAGAATAAGTCCTTTCGATCCTCAGAAAGGAGCAAGTCAGCTAATGAAGGCTCGCCCATCTCTTTTTATTGATTCTCGCTAAAGGATCGGGTACTTTGATTGGTATTAAAGtaaagtgttctatcccttcgATCAAGTAACCTATTAACTTAACACCAACAAAAAAactatttctaatataaaaaaagagattttTGTGTGGCCAACACGCTCAACGGCTTTTTATTCGCTATCAGCACTATTTACTCTCTCTACCTTTCTCTCCCGCTCGGTAGAAGTTTGATGGAAAGGGGATAATAAAAAACGTTCTTTACTTCTTAGCTCATCGGGCTGTCTTAATCACTCGCTACCTAGGTACATGGGGAAATCGATACAAAGGGGAAGTTTCGACTCAATCGCTCTTTTAGTAGATAGTGGGAATCATGCTTAGTCAAGGGGGAAGATGAATGAATGTACTTACCTGCTCATTCATTCGATAAGAGAGGGATTGGAAGAAGAAGTCTAAGGTGTTATTCACTTTTGTATAAAACTTCTTTATGTACCAAAGTAGTCTTAATTAGAAATATACCAGCAAAGCTCGAACAAAGGAGAGTGTGTATTCTTCCGGGAGGATACCGAGCCAAGCGAGCGAAGCTGGATAGATGTGTGGGACAGAGGGAAGACCAAGGGGTTCGGCAGATGAACGAGTGATTAATACTGCTAGAGGTATCTTGTTCGACTTCTACTTGCATTTGAGAAGTATATCCTTAGCTTTCTCTCGTCTGAGCCAGGATCACGAATTCCGGGAAGCAATCAACTTACAGAGAACTAAGAACAACGACTACGCCCCCTACGATTGTTTCGATTTCTGCCACTACTTTTTGAGTATCCCACTCCTCTATTGGTTGAATTCATACAATAAAgtgaaatgaaagaaaagaggGAACGAGACATCACAATGAGATCTTCAtctaaaaacaaactaaaagaaGGGTTTTCCTTCTTGAAGAAGATTCAATCCGTGCGATTTTTAGCCAAACACTCTCATGTTCAAGGAGTGGGCGCGGGGGAGGGAGCTGGGTCCCTAGCTCATGTTCAAGCAGGGGTTTCTACGCCCGCCCAGGAATACAGATAAGGAAGTGCAGCCGAAGGTAATGCTATTGTGGAATTCCGTTCAAATAGAAAGCTTTTGCTTTTGGCCAGTTCAAGGCTTCCTCCCTGTATACAACCGTGAGCTGT from Arachis duranensis cultivar V14167 unplaced genomic scaffold, aradu.V14167.gnm2.J7QH unplaced_Scaffold_73988, whole genome shotgun sequence includes these protein-coding regions:
- the LOC127744650 gene encoding LOW QUALITY PROTEIN: ribosomal protein S4, mitochondrial-like (The sequence of the model RefSeq protein was modified relative to this genomic sequence to represent the inferred CDS: inserted 2 bases in 1 codon), which codes for MWRIRLIQRXDMPALRFKTCRLLSGNVRKRELTIIQRRILRRLRNKKRSIKRKIYPRENLNSYIQSQTTRKLPLIHGDLPITEMHRGTERTSYIPFLLNPETRSDVIPVRLHFRETIPQARQPISHRRVCVNNRMGSITRLKVSHGDLISFQENDAKIRGEEIRRSFYIEISVEKIIGKFLGHRVRMWRRTKTEWFRLLKTKRGCRLLLKSRFLQQQLRYSMQEEYLERTKKFGSEKVCLGSSFAEHNRMKRNFYHFKSLFLSKRRNEKKRYLPTRTRRKIVYNSSLYSNSTYWSAPPHKFTRKRRIKRIELPTHYSEVNHRTPKAVVFYGPNIGHIPHDIRLKDPNLPLRSGNGRGQNI